The genomic segment AGGCGAACCAGGCGCCGAGCGCCGCGACGACGAGGCCGAGCAGCGTCGCCGGGTAGGCGAGCGGGACCTCGCCGCGGACGATCCGGAAGTCGCCCTCGAACCAGACGCCGAGCGCCTCGCCGGGCCAGACGGGCGAGGCGAGCCGGCCGCGGGACTCCTGAACCGCGCCGATCCGCTCGGCGAAGCTCGCGATCTGCGGCCCGGCGAGGACGACGACCAGCGCCACGACGATGAGCGCACCCGCCCCAACGAGCAGGCCGGTCCGGGAGCGGACCGCGCCACCGACCCGCCGCCAGTCGACCGACACGCGCTCGCCGAACAGCGCCTCGGCGACGAGCCAGATCGGTATCGCGACGACAAACCAGGCGAGCCCCGGGACGCTGTAGGCGAAGACGGCGCCGGCGGCCAGAACTACGATGACGCCCGCGACCGCCAGCCTCGGCGCGCCGCGGCCGAGCGCGGTCAGCACGATCGCGAGGCAGACGACGATCATCGCCATCGCCGTCTCCTTGAAGGCGCTTTGCGCGAGGTAGGAGGCGGCGAGGTACGGGAGCCCGACGAGAACGGCGGCGAGCAACCGCGGCGCGGGGTGAAGCGGGCGCAGGGCGCTGAGGGCACCGAGCGCGGTCAGCGCGCCGATCGCGAGCATGACGCCGTTGAACGCATCGATCAGGTTCGCGCCGAACAGCTCGGCGAGCGCCGCCGTCAGCGACTGCGGCCCGGTCGGATAGCCGAAGGAGACCGCCGATGGCTCGGGCCCGAATCCGTTCTGCAGCCAGTCGGTCCAGTAGAGCTGCGCGGCGTGGTCGTTCGTGTAGACGCCCTCGCCGAGGACGCCGAGGTGGCCGTCGATCGCGAACGGCGCCGCGCCGATCAGGAGCAGGAGGACGACCGCGGTGATCGCGACGCCGATCTCCCCCCGCACGCGCCCGACCCCGAAGCCCCGCGCTCGGGCGATCAGCAGCCCTGCGAGCGCGAGGATCGCGATCAGGACGAGCAACGTGACCGCGCGTCCGGGGAGCCTGATCGCCAGCGCGGAGAAGGCGATCAGCGCGGCGAACCCGATCGGCGCGCAGATCGGCCCGGCGTCGCGCCAGCCGAGCAGCGCGCAGATCCCCGCGCCGAGCGCCGCCGAGACGACGAGGCAGGCGAGCGCCACGCCGAACATCGCGAGCACGGAGATCACGAGCCCCCGCCCTGTGAGGCGACCCCACCCTTCGGGTCCGGCACGTCGGGCACCGGCTGGTTGGCGAGCGGCTCGGCGTTGACCGACTCGCCGTTGAGCTCGGCCTCGGAGAGGTCGGGCAGCTCACCGCAGGCACCCGGGTCGAGCTCGTCGTCGATCCGGAAGACGTTCACGGCCCCGTCGGAGAGCACCTCGCTGACCGCCGGGTCGGTCCGCGTCCAGGCGGCCTCCTTCGTGTCCGTGAGCTGCTCGGGCGGCTGGAACGGGTCGTACATCGTCACGACGTACTCGAACTCGCCGTCGTTCAGCGCCTCGCGCCAGTCCTCACACGTCGCGATCCGAAGCAGCGCGCCGTCGGGACCCGGCTCGCCGAGCCAGCGGACGTGGTTGGAGAGGTCCGAGCCGTAGAACGGATACTGGTTGAAGACGCCGCGAATCCCGGCGACCGCGACGCTCGAGTCGCTCAGCGCGCTCCCCCAGCGCACCGCCTCGGCGATGTTGAGCTGCGGGCTGAGGTCGTTGTAGCGGCGCTCTGCGTAGTGGCGCTGGACGATTAACCCGCCGGCGAGCACGCCGACGAGCGCCACCCCCGCCGCGGCCGCGAGCAGTGGCCGCGCCGGCCGGAACCGCCGCGCCAGCAACCATGCGAGGCAGAGGCCGAGCGCGATCGCGGCGCTCAGGACGGCGCCGGTCCGCTGGCCCTGCTGCCACTGCACGAGCCCGGCGAGCGTCCCCGCGAGCATGATCGAGAGGACGAGGAGCGTCGCGGTGCGTCGGCGCGGACTTCGCCGCAGCACCGGCAGGCATGGCAGCAGCGCGAGGCCGAGCGCCGCGGGCGGCGCGATGTAGCGCAGGTTCCAGACGAACGCGATCGGTCGCCCCTCCTCCCCGCCGGCCGTCAGCGGGGTGATCAGGTAGGCGAGCGAGCCGATCAGCGCGACCGCACCCAGCATCCGCAGCACCTTCTCGTGCGAGCGAACGATCAGCGCGATCGAACCGCCGAGCAGGACGAGCAGCGTCAGCGGCCAGAGGAAACCGAGCGAGTCGCGCAGACCGGGCGCGAACCAATCGCGCCAGACATCGATGTCGTTCCAGTAGTGGAGGACCGAGAAACCGGGCCGCAGCTCGAAGTCGCGCGCCGGCGAGGGCAGGTCGAGCGGGCCGAACGAGCTCAGCGGGATCGGGTTGCCGACCGCGATCAGGTTGCGGGCGAACCAGTAGCCGCCGCCGAGGACCGCGAGCGCGACGAAGGCGCCGGTCAGCCGCACGCGCAGGCCGCGCGGAGCGATCAGCGCGATCCCGACGGCGAGCAGCAGCGAGGGGGCGAGGAAGCTCAGCTTCGTTCCGGCCGCCAGGCCGGTCGCGAGGCCGGCGAGCGCGACGGCGGCGAGCAGGTTGCGGTCCCCGCGGCCGGTGCCCCTGGCCGCGTCGGGGTCAGGTCGCGACGGGTCCTCGGTCGCCTCGGCTTCGGCGAGCGGATCCGGGAGCAGCAGCGCGAGGTCGCGTGAGGCGCTCCGCGCCGCGAAGCCGTTCACCAGCAGCGCCGCCGCGGCGAGCGTGAAGGCGACGCCGACGATGTCGTTGAGTGACTCCCCGGCCTGGAACTCGATCAGCGACTGCGAGCCGACGATCAGCGACGCGCCGATCAGCGACAGTGGCGCGACGCCGAACGGCCGCCCGATCGACCAGGCGGCGAGCAGCGAGAGCCCGAGGAAGCCGATGTTGATGAACGGCGAGACGAAGTCGCGGCCGAAGGCGAGGATCGGGATCGCGTGGAGGAGCTCGGAGTTGGCCGGATAGAAGCCGGCGAAGAAGATCGGATCGAACTGGTGGATCGCGCCCGTCGAGGCCGTCTGGACGAACTCGACCGAGAGCGGCATGTGGTACCAGAGCGAATCGGCGCGGTCCATCCCCGCCGCGAGCGCGCCGAACGTCGGGATCCCCCATCCGGCCGCCATCACCGCGCCGAGCCCGATCGCGACCCAGACCGCACGGCGGTCCGATTTGCCGCGTGGCGGCGCGGGGCCATCGCGATGGGAGCGGAGCGTCAGGGCCGATATGAGACCGGCGAGGAGCGCGACGACCAGCACAGGAAGCGCCTCGAAGAGGCCGAAGGTGCCGAGGATCTCGCTCAGGGCGAGCGCGGCGAAGATCGCTACGACCGCCTCGGCCAGGCGGGCGGGCGCGCCTCCCCAGCCCGGCAGCAGGAGCCGGCGGACGGCGAGACCGACCAGCGCCATCGCGCCGAGGAACGCCAGCATCCAGGCGGCGCCGAGCAGGTAGTCGCCGAGACCGAGGCTCGCTATCGCCTCATCCGGCAACGTGCCCGATGTCTGCGCGGTCCCGCTCAAGACCGTCGCGAGCGCCAGGACGCCCCACGGGACGCCGGCTCAGGAGGGTTCAGTCGCCCGACTTGGCGGGCTTGACGACGTAGGCCTGCTCGCCGGCCTTCACCATGCCGAGCTCGCGCGCCCTGACCTCGCCCGCATCCGGGAGCTTCAGCGCCGCCGCGCGGCTCTCGAGCTCGGCCCGCTCCGCCTTGAGCTCGGCGAGCGCCTGCTGCTCGGCTCCGTTTTGGTGCCAGGCCTCGATCATCCCGATCACCGGCTTGATGTAGAGCGCGAGGATCAGGAAGAGGACGAGGACGAGGGCCACGCGGCCCGCCTTGTCCCAGCGGATCCGGGTCGAGCGCGGGCCACCGCGTCGCGGCGCGGGGCGCATCCGGTAGGTCGGCCGGGGCGCCGGGGCCGCAGGTCGGCCCGCGCGGCGTGGTTGCGCGCGTGCGCTCATCGATCATGAGGGTTCGCCGCCCGGCGGCGCTCACCTTCCGGCGAAAGCTGAGAGCCCCGGGTAGCTCGCGCGGTCGCCGAGCTGATCGGCGATCCGCAGCAGCTGGTTGTACTTGGCGACGCGATCGGAGCGCGACGGAGCGCCCGTCTTGATCTGCCCGACCCCGGTCGCGACCGCGAGGTCGGCGATCGTCGTGTCCTCGGTCTCGCCCGAGCGGTGGCTCATCACCGCGGTATAGCCCGCCTCACGCGCGATCTCGATCGCCTGGAGCGTCTCCGAGAGGGTGCCGATCTGATTGACCTTGATCAGGATCGAGTTGCCGACGGACTCCTCGATGCCGCGACGAAGCCGCTCGGGGTTCGTCACGAAGAGGTCGTCGCCGACGAGCTGACAGCGATCGCCGAGCCGCGCGGTCAGGGTCGCCCAGCCCTCCCAGTCCTCCTCGTCGAGGCCGTCCTCGATCGACACGACCGGATAGCGATCGACGACGTCGGCCCACAGGTCTGTCATCTCCTCGGCCGACAGCGTGCGCCCCTCACCGGCGAGCTCGTAGGAGCCCGAGTCGGTGTGGACCTCGCTCGTGGCCGGGTCGAGGGCGATGAACAGGTCGGATCCGGGCTCGTAGCCGGCGGCCTCGATCCCCGCGACGAGGAGCTCGAGCGCCTCCTCGTTCGAGTCGAGGTTCGGCGCGAAGCCACCCTCGTCACCGACCGCGGTCGAGTGCCCGCGCTCGCCGAGCAGCCGCTTGAGCGCGTGGAAGACCTCGGTCCCGGCGCGCAGCGCGCGCTCGAAGCTGTCGAACCCGGCCGGGACGACCATGAACTCCTGGAAATCCACGCTGTTGTCGGCGTGGGCGCCGCCGTTCAGGACGTTCATCATCGGCACCGGCAGCACGGTCGCGTCGCCGCCGCCGAGGAAGCGATAGAGCGGCTCGCCCGCGTCGGCCGCGGCGGCGCGGGCGACGGCGAGCGAGACGCCTAGGATCGCGTTGGCGCCGAGCCGATGCTTGTTGTCGGTCCCGTCGAGGTTGATCAGCGTGTCGTCGATCGCGCCCTGCTCGGTCGCGCGCGCGCCGACCAGCGCCTTGGCGATGTCCTCGTTGACGCTCGCGACCGCCTTGGTGACGCCCTTGCCACCCCACTCCTCGCCGCCGTCGCGGAGCTCGGTCGCCTCGAACTCACCCGTCGAGGCCCCGGATGGGACGGCGGCGCGGCCGGAGGCGCCGGACTCGAGCCCGACCTCGACCTCGACCGTCGGGTTGCCGCGCGAGTCGAGGATCTGGCGGCCGTGGATTCGCTCGATGTTCGACATGGCTGGATTCTCTCAGTCGCGAAGCCGTTCGGCTTCGCGACGCAGCGCCAGTTCGGGATCGACGCCGAGCTGGCGCGCGACGTCGACGCTCGCCAGCAGCAGCGCCCCGAGGCGCCGCTCGAGCTCGTCGCGCGCGGGAGAGGTCGGACCGCCCCGCTCGCCGGCCGGAGCCGCCGCGAACAGCGCGTCGAGTGCCTCGCGCGCCGAGTCGAGCGCCTGGAGGTGATCGGGGGCAGGACCCTCGATACCGGCCTTGTCGGCGCGCCGCAGCATCTTGCGGGCGTAGGTCGGGCCGGGCAGGGTCTCCGGGACGTCGGCGAACGGATCGTCGGCGCCGCGGCCCTCGGCCTCGACCTTGATCCGGTCCCAATTCGAGAGAACCCCGCGCGAGGAGCCCGTGTCGGCGCCGCTCTCGGCGGCGATCCGCGCCGCCGCCGGGCCGCTCGACTCGCCGAAGACGTGCGGGTGGCGGCGGAT from the Thermoleophilia bacterium SCSIO 60948 genome contains:
- a CDS encoding septum formation initiator family protein is translated as MALVLVLFLILALYIKPVIGMIEAWHQNGAEQQALAELKAERAELESRAAALKLPDAGEVRARELGMVKAGEQAYVVKPAKSGD
- the eno gene encoding phosphopyruvate hydratase, with the translated sequence MSNIERIHGRQILDSRGNPTVEVEVGLESGASGRAAVPSGASTGEFEATELRDGGEEWGGKGVTKAVASVNEDIAKALVGARATEQGAIDDTLINLDGTDNKHRLGANAILGVSLAVARAAAADAGEPLYRFLGGGDATVLPVPMMNVLNGGAHADNSVDFQEFMVVPAGFDSFERALRAGTEVFHALKRLLGERGHSTAVGDEGGFAPNLDSNEEALELLVAGIEAAGYEPGSDLFIALDPATSEVHTDSGSYELAGEGRTLSAEEMTDLWADVVDRYPVVSIEDGLDEEDWEGWATLTARLGDRCQLVGDDLFVTNPERLRRGIEESVGNSILIKVNQIGTLSETLQAIEIAREAGYTAVMSHRSGETEDTTIADLAVATGVGQIKTGAPSRSDRVAKYNQLLRIADQLGDRASYPGLSAFAGR
- a CDS encoding nucleoside triphosphate pyrophosphohydrolase, producing MGELGVAIERLDELTRLLRVECPWDREQDERSIVPHTVEEAYELADAAARGDDVAMHDELGDVLFQVVFLSMLLSERGSGDLTSVVGALREKLIRRHPHVFGESSGPAAARIAAESGADTGSSRGVLSNWDRIKVEAEGRGADDPFADVPETLPGPTYARKMLRRADKAGIEGPAPDHLQALDSAREALDALFAAAPAGERGGPTSPARDELERRLGALLLASVDVARQLGVDPELALRREAERLRD